Genomic DNA from Gallaecimonas pentaromativorans:
CAAAACCAATATCCAACGCCTTGGCCAACAGCCAGGGCCGCAGCGACCAAGAGGAGTAGTTCTTGTTGGCAATATAAAGCTGGTACACGGGGCCTCCTTGCGGCGCGGGTTATTCTTCCAGCCAGGGCATCTCGGGCAGGGTGTCCAGGTGCGCGGCGTAGCGTTTGTGGTTAAAGGGCTGGCCGTTTTCCACTACGTCGATTATCTCCAGCGACAAGGCACAGGCGATGTACTCCACCGCCTCTTCGCGGGCCATGCCTTTCATGGTCAGGCGCAGCAGGGTCTCCTTGACCTTCACCGGCTCGTTGTCGGCCAGTTGGTTCTCAACGATTTCAAGGAGTTCTTCTTGATCAAAGGGGTTATCTTGGGTGCTCATGGCAAACCGGGTTGGTAAATGTCAGCCCTATGATGCTTGATAGCCCCAAAGGGCGCTAGCGGTTGAGGCATTTTTCCAAGAGCGTGGCCACCTGCACCTTTTCGGCTTCGCTAAGGGGGCTAAAAACCGTTTCATGCACCTGCCGGCGGGCTTTGATGCAGGCCTCGGCCAATTGCTGGCCCGAGGCGCTCAAACTTAGGCATTGACGGCGGCCGTCGGCCGGGTCAGCGCTTCGCAGGATATGCCCTTCTGCCAGCAAAGGCCCGAGCATGCGGGTGATGGTGGCTTTGTCGCGGCCGGTGCGCTCGGCCAGGGCCTTGGCGCAGATACCGCTGTGGCTGGCCACCAATTGCAGCAGTTGGGTCTGGGGCGGCGACAAGGCAATGCCCTGCTCGCCAAGGCTGCGGTTAAGGGCCTGGCGCATCTGGTTGCGAAGGGCCGAAAGGGTGAGTTCTAACGAGGGGCTGTTAGGCATGGCAGGAATGCTTTAAACTGGTTGACTTAATCAACTATCACCTTGGTGCGCCGCTCCGTCAAGCACCATCGAGAGGAAAGCGCTTTTGAACAACCCCGCCGACCCCAAACTTCACTTCGGCTTTGCCGTGTTGCTGGCCATGACCATGGCCCTGGGGCCCTTTGCCCTTGACACCTACCTGCCCGCCTTCCCGGCCATGGCTAAGGACCTGGGCACAGAGGTGCACCAAATCGCCCTTAGCATCTCGGTTTATGTGTTTACCCTTGCCATCGGCCAACTGGTGGCCGGGCCGCTGTCTGACCGCTTCGGGCGCCGGGCCGTGATGCTGTGCGGCCTGGTGATTTT
This window encodes:
- a CDS encoding MarR family winged helix-turn-helix transcriptional regulator, which codes for MPNSPSLELTLSALRNQMRQALNRSLGEQGIALSPPQTQLLQLVASHSGICAKALAERTGRDKATITRMLGPLLAEGHILRSADPADGRRQCLSLSASGQQLAEACIKARRQVHETVFSPLSEAEKVQVATLLEKCLNR